One genomic segment of Drosophila melanogaster chromosome 3R includes these proteins:
- the Wdr37 gene encoding WD repeat domain 37 produces MKASKTRAVRLTSLTEDVAAVPEDAPFRARLHVLFAQIEREFEQLYLENQALQEKLDIATTTKESLIPPDARSAAGGSMSTQASSAALATPATQTDEVAGSFLAAASSTHKSLKAKLSSATGGSKAKASNKIKAQTSRIVSSFKAPTVVSTVVREFGGHKDGIWQVAAKAGQPIIGTASADHTACIWGVESARCLLQYQGHAGSVNSIKFHQQRDLVLTGSGDGTAHIWQAAVNWEVPKKGHSSEEELDDSDEQVEDRDRVDTLRTPLCEFTGPGGHLSVVVAADWLSSMDQIITGSWDRTAILWDVETGLPLQPLTGHDHELTHVSAHPTQRLVVTASRDTTFRLWDFREAIPAVSVFQGHTETVTSSVFARDDKVVSGSDDRTIKVWELRNMRSALATIRTDSSVNRLAVSTGGIIAIPHDNRQIRLFDLNGQRVARLPRTSRQGHRRMVSSVAWAEEPLLDCDLFSCGFDRRVFGWSIVLPKDN; encoded by the exons ATGAAGGCTAGCAAGACACGGGCTGTGCGCCTCACCAGTTTGACGGAGGACGTGGCCGCCGTACCGGAAGATGCACCATTCCGTGCACGCCTGCACGTCCTCTTCGCCCAGATCGAGCGGGAGTTCGAGCAGCTGTATCTGGAGAACCAGGCCC TGCAGGAGAAGCTAGACatagccaccaccaccaaggAGTCATTGATTCCACCCGATGCCAGATCCGCAGCAGGAGGTTCAATGAGCACTCAGGCCTCATCCGCAGCTTTGGCCACGCCTGCAACCCAGACGGATGAGGTGGCGGGCAGCTTCCTGGCTGCAGCATCCAGTACACACAAGAGCTTGAAGGCCAAACTAAGCAGCGCTACCGGCGGCAGCAAAGCCAAGGCCAGCAACAAGATCAAGGCCCAAACCAGCCGCATTGTGTCCAGCTTTAAGGCGCCCACAGTGGTCAGCACGGTGGTCCGAGAATTCGGCGGCCACAAGGATGGCATCTGGCAGGTTGCCGCCAAGGCGGGACAACCCATCATTGGCACCGCCTCCGCCGATCATACGGCCTGCATCTGGGGCGTGGAGAGCGCCAGGTGCCTTTTGCAGTACCAAGGGCACGCCGGCTCCGTAAACTCCATCAAGTTCCATCAGCAGCGAGATCTTGTGCTCACCGGCAGCGGGGATGGTACTGCCCACATCTGGCAGGCGGCCGTCAACTGGGAAGTGCCCAA GAAGGGCCATTCTTCAGAGGAGGAACTGGACGACAGTGATGAGCAGGTGGAAGATCGCGATCGTGTGGACACCTTACGCACTCCGCTCTGCGAGTTCACAGGCCCCGGCGGTCATCTTTCAGTCGTGGTGGCCGCCGATTGGCTCTCTTCGATGGATCAAATCATCACGGGCAGCTGGGATCGGACTGCCATCCTGTGGGACGTGGAGACTGGCCTGCCACTGCAGCCGCTCACTGGGCACGACCACGAGCTCACCCACGTGTCGGCACATCCCACCCAGCGCCTGGTGGTCACCGCTTCCAGGGACACTACGTTCCGTCTATGGGACTTCCGAGAGGCAATCCCAGCGGTCTCCGTCTTCCAAGGGCACACGGAAACGGTTACGTCCAGTGTGTTCGCACGCGACGACAAGGTGGTGTCCGGATCAGATGATCGTACAATCAAGGTCTGGGAGCTGCGCAACATGCGATCCGCCTTGGCCACCATTCGAACGGATTCCTCGGTCAATCGTTTGGCGGTCTCCACTGGTGGAATTATCGCCATACCGCATGACAATCGACAGATCCGACTGTTCGATTTGAACGGGCAGAGAGTCGCCCGATTGCCACGGACCAGTCGGCAGGGCCACCGACGGATGGTGTCGTCTGTAGCGTGGGCGGAGGAGCCGCTGCTGGACTGCGATCTCTTCTCCTGCGGCTTCGATCGCCGCGTTTTCGGCTGGTCCATCGTTCTTCCGAAGGACAATTGA
- the Vti1b gene encoding vesicle transport through interaction with t-SNAREs 1b, isoform A, producing MSYAGYSQLPSGSDQERRQAQLAASTYDVLQRTTDSIQRSNQIAIETENMGAEVLGELGEQRESLLRTTRRLEDADQDLSKSRVIIRKLSREVLYNKIILILIIILEVGILVGLLVLKFAHL from the exons ATGTCCTACGCCGGCTATAGCCAGCTGCCCAGCGGCAGCGACCAGGAGCGCAGGCAGGCGCAGCTCGCGGCCAGCACCTACGACGTGCTACAGCGGACGACGGACAGTATCCAGCGATCCAACCAGATTGCCATCGAAACGGAGAACATGGGGGCGGAG GTACTCGGCGAACTGGGCGAGCAGAGGGAGTCGCTGCTACGCACCACGCGCCGCCTGGAGGACGCCGATCAGGATCTGTCCAAATCGAGGGTCATCATTCGGAAGTTGAGCAGGGAGGTGCTCTACAACAAGATCATCCTAATCCTGATTATCATTCTGGAGGTGGGCATACTCGTCGGCTTGCTGGTGCTGAAGTTCGCTCACCTGTGA
- the Vti1b gene encoding vesicle transport through interaction with t-SNAREs 1b, isoform B, whose product MGAEVLGELGEQRESLLRTTRRLEDADQDLSKSRVIIRKLSREVLYNKIILILIIILEVGILVGLLVLKFAHL is encoded by the exons ATGGGGGCGGAG GTACTCGGCGAACTGGGCGAGCAGAGGGAGTCGCTGCTACGCACCACGCGCCGCCTGGAGGACGCCGATCAGGATCTGTCCAAATCGAGGGTCATCATTCGGAAGTTGAGCAGGGAGGTGCTCTACAACAAGATCATCCTAATCCTGATTATCATTCTGGAGGTGGGCATACTCGTCGGCTTGCTGGTGCTGAAGTTCGCTCACCTGTGA